The genomic region TATCGTGAACAGAGAACTTACCATGGGATGCGTGGTGGTAGATGTGCAGCATCGTGTTTCCAAGAATGGTAAAGGCTGGGCGATATTTACTGTAGAGGATTACGATGAATCTTATGAGTTCAAGATCTTTGGAGAGGAGTACTTGAGAATGAAACATTTCTTTGTTCCGAATAATTTCATACACCTGAAAATCTTTGTGAAAGAAGGATGGACTAATAAGGATACCGGCAAAAAAGGAGAGCCTAGAATACAGTTCAGGGAGATTGGTCTTTTACACGATGTGATGGACAAAAATGCCAAGAAACTCACCATTCAGTTGAATATCGATGATCTTAAGAATGAAAAGATTGAGTGGCTGAAGGATACTTTTATGTCTCATAAAGGAGATTGTCATTTGAACTTCGTGGTCTATGAAATGAAAGAGCAGGTGAAACTGCGAATGCCGAGTAGAAAACATAAGATCAAAATTTCTCAGGAGTTGATCGAAGCTTTGGAAGCCGAGCAGTTTATGTATAAGTTGAACTAAGCCACTTATTAAATCGTCAAGCTGAACTTGTTTCAGCTTCTCTTTGTGAGATCCTGAAACAAGTTCAGGATAACGGGTAAATAGAGGACCTGGGCCAGGGATTGAGGCGAGCTACCGTGTAGCGCCGAAAGCCCGGTCACCCGGAGCTGAAGCGCAGGGTGGGGACCTCAAATAAAACTAACCAATATGCTCATAGTCAAATGCAATATTGGTAGTGTAAGGAATATTTATTTTATTGACTACTTTTACGAATCAAATTAGAAACATTAAAAAAATAACATATTATGGCTGTTGAAATAACTGACGCGAATTTTGAAGAACAGGTGCTTAAAAGTGATAAGCCTGTAATGGTAGATTTTTGGGCTGCATGGTGTGGACCTTGTAGAATGGTAGGACCGATCATCGATGAAATTAGTACTGAGTATGACGGGAAAGCTGTTGTAGGTAAACTAGACGTTGATGCGAACCAGGAATTTGCTGCAAAATACGGCGTTAGAAACATTCCTACAGTGCTTATTTTCCAAAATGGAGAAGTTGTAGGACGTCAGGTTGGAGTAGCTCCAAAACAAACTTATGCAGATGCAATTGATCAGTTATTGTAAGAACTGATTTTAAATAATATTGAGCCTCGCTTTTAGCGGGGCTTTTTTTATTCATAAAGTATCGGTAATTTCATACGAACTATGAATATTGAAAAAGAACTTCACGAAACCGGCGGATTTTTGAACCTCGACCTCCTGGCAAAACAGGTGGTGGAAGGTTATATTTCAGGAATTCATAAGAGTCCGTTTCACGGTTTTTCTGCAGAATTCGCCGAACATAAGATCTACAACAATGGAGAAAGCACGCGGCATATCGACTGGAAGCTTTTTGCCAAGACCGATAAACTGTATACCCGAAGGTATGAGGAGGAAACCAATTTAAGGTGTCATTTGATCTTGGACAACTCAGCTTCCATGCATTATCCCGCCATGAAGGATCAAAATTTAGGTTCTTTGAACAAGATAGGTTTTTCAGTTCTTGCCTCGGCCTGTCTAATGGAGATCTTAAAGCGACAGAGAGATGCGGTGGGGGTAAGCATATATAGTGATGAATTTGAGTTTTACGCTCCAGAGAAGTCCAGTGAACGGCATCATCATATGCTCTTGCATAAATTGAACGAGATTTTAACCAGTTCTGCCAAAAGAAAGAATACAGATACCTATACTTATCTGCATCAGATCGCCGAAAAACTAAAACGACGCTCCCTTATATTTCTTTTTACAGATATGTTCCAGGCCGATGCAGATGAAGGAAAATTGTTCGAGGCTTTGAGGCATTTGAAATATAACCGGCATGAGGTTATTCTTTTTCATGTGATGGATGAGAAAAGGGAACTTGATTTTAATTTTGAGAACACTCCACGGAGATTCACAGATGTTGAAACCGGAGCTGAGGTGAATCTATATTCAGAAAATATAAAAGAAAACTATAAAAAAGCTGTTGAAGATTACCTGGCAGATCTCAAGATGCAGTGTGCAAAGTACCGGATTAAATATGTGGAGGCTGATATCAATAAAAATTTTGATAAAATAATGACCGCTTATTTACTTGAAAAACAAAAGTTTGGATAGAGGCTCAAAAATTAGTTTGAAAAATTTTAAAAAAAGGTTTGGTGAATCTAAAAAGGGGCGTATATTTGCCCTCGCAATAAAGCAACGGTCTGGTAGTTCAGTTGGTTAGAATACCTGCCTGTCACGCAGGGGGTCGCGAGTTCGAGTCTCGTCCAGACCGCTTTTAACAAAGCAAAACAATACTAAAAGCCTCTAAATCAATGATTTAGGGGTTTTTTCTTTTTATTTGATGTCATTTGAAGGCAAATAAATGCAACTAATTGGTGCTCAATTCGGTGCCTCTTTTTATTGGTGAAAAATGCTCACCAGAATAATCGTAAAATACTGTTAATAAAAGGTTTGCGGATTTTTTTTAACATTTTCAGTACACCTCTTTTTGTACCTTTCTGGTGAGCATTTTAAAACTGTCACCATGTCAAAACCATTTTCAATTCTCTTTTATCCAAAGCATAGAGCCTCCGATACGGAAGATTCAGCTGTGCTATACACAAGACTTACCTATGTAGGTAAACGTTCGGAATTCAGCACCAGCCGGCGGATAGATCTTAAATATTGGGATTCTCGTAGCAGCAAAGCCAGAGGTAATTCTGATGAATCTAGAGCTATTAATAGATATCTTGATTCCATACGTTCCAAACTTTATGATATCCACGATAGGTTAATAAGAGATAATCAACCCATTTCAGCTAAAATTATAAAGGATATTTATTTTGGGAAAGGGGATGAGAAGGAACGGATGCTGATTGAAATTTTTCAGGAGCATAACGATGGGATGGAAAAACTAATTGGTAAAGGCTATACTAAAGGCACTATGCAACGTTATAACGCCTGTAAGAAACATATTGAGGACTATCTTTTATTTTCTTATAAGAAGAAAGATATTCCTGTTCAGGATGTCGATCATAAATTTATCACCGGCCTTGACCATTATTTAAAATCACAAAAGGACTGTGCACACAATACAGCATTGAAATACATTGTAAATTTCAAAAAGATTATTCGCATAGCTTATGCCAATCAATGGATAGACAGGGATCCATTCTTCCATTGGAAGGGAACTTGGAAATCCGCAGAACGGGAATATTTGACTGATTTAGAACTTAAGAAAATGGTGGAAGCAAAATTTGATTTGCCGCGTTTGGATTTGGTAAGGGATATCTTTTTGTTTTGTTGTTATACCGGATTAGCTTTTGCTGATGTAAAAAAGCTTTCAGAAGATGATATGGTCCTAGGTATGAATGGTAAGAAATGGATCAAAACTAAACGCCAAAAAACAAAATCATTAAGTAGTATTCCTCTGCTAGAAGTTCCGGAGTCCATAATTGAAAAGTATAAAGATCATCCTCAAGTGAAAGCTAAGAATATAATCCTTCCGGTTCTTACCAACCAAAAATCTAATGCCTATTTAAAGGAAATAGCTGACTTGTGCGGAATTAAAAAGAATTTAACTACCCATTTAGCCCGCCATACATTTGCAACCACGGTAACGCTTTCAAAGGGAGTTCCAATTGAGTCGGTCGGGAAGATGCTCGGTCACAGATCTCTTAAAACCACTCAGATCTATGCAAAGGTATTAGATGAGAAAGTGGGTAGGGATATGGAGGTTTTAGAAAAGCAACTTAAGAAAGTAAAGAAAATTTAAATATCGGCCGTCTAAATTCGCTCAAAAATGATTATTTTTTAAATGCTGTTGATAGAAAACATATTAAACTTTTCAGCAAATTTCAGCGAAAGGTTTTCACTTTAAATATCAAAACTTTCTTGGTTCTTTAAAAACGCCCATTATATAAATACTTATCATAACTATGAATTGCTTAAAATAGAAGAATTAGTATTTTTTCTTCAAAGGCCCCTAGCGTAAATTCCCATATCACATGCATTAGGGTATTTTAAAGATTCACCTTTATTATTTCATTAACATTTTCTTTTTACTAAATTGTCCCAAATAAGACAGTACCCTACACCTGTGTATAATTGCATTATAACCAACTTCTTAAGTTATTATAGTGCTTAGAATTTTCAGCCAAATTTATATATGAACAAAAATATTCTGCAATACGAATCTAAAGTTTGGTCTACCGCCGACCTTTTGATTGCTTCTGGAATTAAACAATCCGATTTTCCTAAATATATGATGCCTTATTTTGCTCTCATTATGCTGGAGAGTAGATTAAAGAGGCATTACAATGACTTACTCCAGGATTTCGGAGTTGAATCTTTTAAAGACCTCGATAATCAAGAGGACTTTATAGAAGAGTTCAAGGATTACAATATTGGATATAACGATCTTGTAATCAGGAAACAGAAAACTTTAGCTGAAATTTGCAGAAACGATACTACCTTTGATAATGATTTCAGTGCTTACTTGAATGCCTTTGATGCTGAAACCAGAGAATTATTGGGAGTTGACAGGGCTAATACAGAGGAGAAATATCTTGATATTTCTGGTATTAGCGGGCAATTAAGAAAGAAAGATGTATTATTTGATTCTGTTAAAAAATGGAGTGAGATAGATTTGACTCCATTTAATAACTCTGAAATTACCACTCTTGAAGAGCACATAAAAAGGAAATGGGCGGATATTTCTGCAGAAACGGCCGGAGAGCAGTATACCCCTGATGATATTATTTCTCTTATTTCCGAAATTATCCTTTCTAAAACCGAAGACAATGACCAGTTCCTAACCATCTATGACCCGACCTGTGGGGGAGGAAACCTGTTATTTGGTGTTGAGGATAAGATTAAAGAAAAATATAACAGGCCTACTAAAACTTACGGGGAGGATTGGAGCGATAGTTTATATGCATTGGCGAAAATTGAGAGTCGCTTTCGTACAGATTCTGAAATTAAATATGGGAACACATTAACTAACAGAACCTTTAGTGAGAAAGAATTCTCTCTAGTAGTAGCCAATCCTCCTTATGGAGTGGATTGGAAAGGTTACCAAAAAGATATAAGGAACGACCAGACAGGGCGCTTTTACGATTTACCTTCCATTAGCGACGGGCAGTTCTTATTTACACAACATATAATTTCCCAGTTAGCTGGAGATGGATTATCTATTGTAGTTCATAATGGTTCCACCTTATTTAGTGGGGATGCCGGAAGTGGTGAAAGCAATATTCGAAAATACTTTTTTGATGAGGATATTGTAGAGGCTATTATCCAGTTACCAACAGATGAATTCTTCAATACCGGCATATATACTTATCTCTGGATCTTTAATAAAAATAAAGCTAAAGACAGAGAGGATAAAGTGATTCTAATAAACGCCAGTGAATTCTATGAACCATTAAAAAAGAGCAAAGGAAAAAAGCGAAAAGAAATGACTCCTTCTAAGCGGGACATTATTGTAAATGCTCTTTCAGAATTCAAGGATACAGATTACGCCAGGGTTTTTGACAAATGGCATTTTTATTATAACAAACAAGCAATAATGCTTACCAATGTAGATAATGAAGGTAAGGCCGTAGAGATGCCAGATATTGTACAAAGAAATGGGGAGATCAACGAGGCAACTTCTATTAAATTAAAAGTGAAGTCTGTTTTTCATATGGACACCTTGAATAAGGAGAATATGAAAAAACTTACTGAAACAAATATTACCGAATATCCTGCTGAGTATAAAAACCTAAAGGAGTATTACGATGAATACTTTAAATCTTTCATTAAAGAATTTGACTATAGGGATCCCTCTTTTAGCCTCCATACGAAGGACGGCTTTTGCTATACTTTTGATGATGGTAAGGAGAGCCTGGTAAAAATTGGGAAGAACCAGGAGAAGACTTTTCTGGGTAATGGGAAGATAGATATTAAGGCCAGTTACAAAAAGATAACCAAATCTAAGCCTGAGCATATATTGGTGACGGCAGAGATCAAAAAAGACCTGGGGAAAGATTATGAGGTCATTCCTTATTCCCCCGATGAAAAAGAAAACCGGAAGAATATTGCCGTGTTTATGGCAAAATATATCACCAAACCTTTTGAGTATTTAGACAATACAATTGGCGTGGAAATCAATTTCAATAAAGTGTTCTATAAACCTAAAAAACTAAGACCTGTATCAAAAATTTTAGAAGATCTGGAAAAACTGGAAGGTGATTTATCTACTTTGGAAAACCAATTAGCTTTATAATGAATAAGTTGAAAATTGATAAAAACATAGAGGGTAGCTGGCTGAGGAATGTTCCTGAAGGCTGGAGAATAGAAAGGTTAAAGGACTTAGGACCATTACAAAACGGAGTAAGTAAAGGGAAAGAATATTTTGGGTCAGGTAATCCTTTCGTTAGTTACGGGAATGTATATAATGATTCAATAGAATTAAATAGAATTAAAAAATTAGCAAATTCAAATAAAGGGGAACAAAAGCAATATTCCGTTGTAGAAGGTGATATATTCTTTACAAGAACTTCTGAGACCATCGATGAAATAGGTATTTCGGCAACCGCAATGGAGACAATCCCAAAAGCAACTTTTTCTGGATTTGTTATTCGCCTTCGCCCTAAGAAATTCAAAATTGAAAAAGGATTTTCAAAATACTATTTTCAATCAGTTTTAAACCGGCAATTATTAAGTAAAGAAATAAATTTAGTTACCAGAGCTTCCCTAAGTCAGGGAATATTGAATAGTACTCCTGTACTCTTACCACCCAAAGAGGTTCAACAAAAAATTGCTCGATACCTTAACATTAGAACTCAGGCAATTGATAAAAAAATCAAACTCCTTCAAGAGAAAATAGCCATTTATAAAGAGTATAGAAATTCACTCATCAATGAAACCGTTACCAAGGGTTTAAACAAAAAAGTCAGTTTAAAGGATAGCGGGATTGAATGGATAGGTGAAATTCCAATGCACTGGAAAGTTTCCCGTATTAAAGATAATTGTAATAGTATAACGGGGAATAGTATTTCTGATAAGAGCCAATATGAAAATGTAGAGGATTCGATCTCATACATTGCCACAAAAGATATAAATATTGAAAATAACTCTATTCATTATGACAATGGAATTTACATTCCTAAAAAGGATAAAAATTTCAAGATTTCAAAAAGGAATTCAACTTTATTGTGCTTAGAAGGTGCTAACGCCGGGAAAAAAGTTGCTTTTTCAAACCGCAATATTGCATTTGTCAATAAGCTAGCATCCATTAAAAGTTCTAGTAAAGATTTAGATGATAAATATCTTTTCTACGTAATACAGTCAGGTTTATTCAAAAATCAATTTTTTGCTGAAATGAGCGGTTTAATTGGTGGGGTATCACTCGGTATCATTAGATATTTTAATATAATAATTCCTCCAAAAAAAGATCAAATTGAAATCGTTGAATTCCTTGATTTAAATACAGAGACTATCAATAAAATTGTTGGCAATATTAAAAAACAGATCAAGACCTTAAAAGAACTGCGCA from Gramella sp. MT6 harbors:
- the trxA gene encoding thioredoxin; its protein translation is MAVEITDANFEEQVLKSDKPVMVDFWAAWCGPCRMVGPIIDEISTEYDGKAVVGKLDVDANQEFAAKYGVRNIPTVLIFQNGEVVGRQVGVAPKQTYADAIDQLL
- a CDS encoding DUF58 domain-containing protein: MNIEKELHETGGFLNLDLLAKQVVEGYISGIHKSPFHGFSAEFAEHKIYNNGESTRHIDWKLFAKTDKLYTRRYEEETNLRCHLILDNSASMHYPAMKDQNLGSLNKIGFSVLASACLMEILKRQRDAVGVSIYSDEFEFYAPEKSSERHHHMLLHKLNEILTSSAKRKNTDTYTYLHQIAEKLKRRSLIFLFTDMFQADADEGKLFEALRHLKYNRHEVILFHVMDEKRELDFNFENTPRRFTDVETGAEVNLYSENIKENYKKAVEDYLADLKMQCAKYRIKYVEADINKNFDKIMTAYLLEKQKFG
- a CDS encoding site-specific integrase, whose product is MSKPFSILFYPKHRASDTEDSAVLYTRLTYVGKRSEFSTSRRIDLKYWDSRSSKARGNSDESRAINRYLDSIRSKLYDIHDRLIRDNQPISAKIIKDIYFGKGDEKERMLIEIFQEHNDGMEKLIGKGYTKGTMQRYNACKKHIEDYLLFSYKKKDIPVQDVDHKFITGLDHYLKSQKDCAHNTALKYIVNFKKIIRIAYANQWIDRDPFFHWKGTWKSAEREYLTDLELKKMVEAKFDLPRLDLVRDIFLFCCYTGLAFADVKKLSEDDMVLGMNGKKWIKTKRQKTKSLSSIPLLEVPESIIEKYKDHPQVKAKNIILPVLTNQKSNAYLKEIADLCGIKKNLTTHLARHTFATTVTLSKGVPIESVGKMLGHRSLKTTQIYAKVLDEKVGRDMEVLEKQLKKVKKI
- a CDS encoding N-6 DNA methylase, with the protein product MNKNILQYESKVWSTADLLIASGIKQSDFPKYMMPYFALIMLESRLKRHYNDLLQDFGVESFKDLDNQEDFIEEFKDYNIGYNDLVIRKQKTLAEICRNDTTFDNDFSAYLNAFDAETRELLGVDRANTEEKYLDISGISGQLRKKDVLFDSVKKWSEIDLTPFNNSEITTLEEHIKRKWADISAETAGEQYTPDDIISLISEIILSKTEDNDQFLTIYDPTCGGGNLLFGVEDKIKEKYNRPTKTYGEDWSDSLYALAKIESRFRTDSEIKYGNTLTNRTFSEKEFSLVVANPPYGVDWKGYQKDIRNDQTGRFYDLPSISDGQFLFTQHIISQLAGDGLSIVVHNGSTLFSGDAGSGESNIRKYFFDEDIVEAIIQLPTDEFFNTGIYTYLWIFNKNKAKDREDKVILINASEFYEPLKKSKGKKRKEMTPSKRDIIVNALSEFKDTDYARVFDKWHFYYNKQAIMLTNVDNEGKAVEMPDIVQRNGEINEATSIKLKVKSVFHMDTLNKENMKKLTETNITEYPAEYKNLKEYYDEYFKSFIKEFDYRDPSFSLHTKDGFCYTFDDGKESLVKIGKNQEKTFLGNGKIDIKASYKKITKSKPEHILVTAEIKKDLGKDYEVIPYSPDEKENRKNIAVFMAKYITKPFEYLDNTIGVEINFNKVFYKPKKLRPVSKILEDLEKLEGDLSTLENQLAL
- a CDS encoding restriction endonuclease subunit S, which gives rise to MNKLKIDKNIEGSWLRNVPEGWRIERLKDLGPLQNGVSKGKEYFGSGNPFVSYGNVYNDSIELNRIKKLANSNKGEQKQYSVVEGDIFFTRTSETIDEIGISATAMETIPKATFSGFVIRLRPKKFKIEKGFSKYYFQSVLNRQLLSKEINLVTRASLSQGILNSTPVLLPPKEVQQKIARYLNIRTQAIDKKIKLLQEKIAIYKEYRNSLINETVTKGLNKKVSLKDSGIEWIGEIPMHWKVSRIKDNCNSITGNSISDKSQYENVEDSISYIATKDINIENNSIHYDNGIYIPKKDKNFKISKRNSTLLCLEGANAGKKVAFSNRNIAFVNKLASIKSSSKDLDDKYLFYVIQSGLFKNQFFAEMSGLIGGVSLGIIRYFNIIIPPKKDQIEIVEFLDLNTETINKIVGNIKKQIKTLKELRKTLINDVVTGKIKVTG